In the genome of Hydrogenophaga sp. PBL-H3, the window CAGGCCAACGTCTCGGCCATCCAGGGTGGCACGCTGGAGATGTCTTCGATGAACTCGGGCATCTTCGCGGCCCAGGTCAAGGAATTCGCGATCTACGACTTCCCGTTCATGTTCGCCAACTCGAAGGAAGCCGATGCCGTGGTCGACGGCCCGTTCGGCAAGAAGCTGCACGACAAGCTCCAGGAGAAGGGACTGATCGGTCTGGCCTATTTCGAGCTGGGCTTTCGCAACATCACCAACAGCAAGCGCCCCATCACCCGACTGGAAGACCTGGATGGTCTCAAGCTGCGCGTGATCCCCAACCCGATCAACGTGGACTGGGTCAAGGCCCTGGGCGCCAACCCCACGCCCCTGCCCTTCCCCGAGGTTTACGCCGCGCTGGAGCAAAAGGCCATTGACGGTCAGGAAAACCCGATCACCGTGATCAACGCGAACAAGTTTTACGAGGTGCAGAAGCACGTGGTGCTGAGCAACCACCAGTACAACCCGCAGTCGGTGATCATCAGCAAGAAGTTCTGGGACACGCTGGACGCGGCCCAGAAAAAAATCATTGCCGACGCGGCCACGGAAGCCGCGAAGTACCAGCGCGAGCAGGCACGCGGACAAGTTGCGGCCGCGCTGGACAACATGAAAAAAGGCGGCATGCAGGTGACCGAACTCTCGGCGGCCGAGACCGACAAACTGCGCGATCGCCTGCGCCCGGTGATCGCCAAGTACTCGGTGGCCGTGGGTCAGGAGACCATGCAGAGCCTGCAGGCCGAACTGGCCAAGGTGCGCAGCAAATAAACATTCCGCAGCGCCGCCGCGCGGGGACGGATTCCCGCTGGCGAACGCATGCGAAGGCCAGAGCCCGATCCCTTTCAACACCCCCAACTTCTGGAGCACCGATGAACGTTCTCATGCTGCACGGCATCAACCTCAACATGTTCGGCAAGCGTGACCCCAAGCAGTACGGCACGATCACCCTCGACCAGATCAACGCGCAGGTCGATGCGCTGGGCAAGGAGCTCGGTGTGGAGGTACAGAACTTCCAGACCAACTTTGAAGGCGCCCTGTGCGAGCGCATTCACCAGGCTTACCTGGACAAGGTGGACGCGGTGCTGATCAACGCTGGCGCCTGGACGCACTACAGCTACGGCATCCGCGATGCGCTCGCGATCCTGACCTGCCCGATCGTCGAGGTGCACATGTCCAACATCCATGCCCGCGAAGCCTTCCGCCACCACTCGGTGCTGGCCGAGATCGCGCAGGGCCAGATCGCGGGTTTCGGTGTCGACAGCTACCTGCTGGGGTTGCGCACGGCCGTGAACCTCGTGCGCGCCAAACAGGCCTGACGTCCCTCGTTCCCCCGAATACCCACCCACCATGATCAACGGCACCACCGAGCTCATCGCCCACATCGGCTATCCGACACACACCTTCAAGTCGCCGATGATCTACAACCCCTACTTCGAGCATGTGGGCGTGAACGTGGTGGTGGTGCCGATGGGCTGCCAGTCGCCGGACTACCCGGCGTTCCTGAAATCGGTCTTTGCGCTCACCAACATCCGGGGTGCGCTGATCACCATGCCGCACAAGGTGGTCACGGTCGGTCTGCTCGACGAGGTCACGCCCACAGTGAAGGTGGCCGGTGCCTGCAACGCCGTCAAGCGCAGTGCCGACGGCCGCCTGGTGGGCGACATGTTCGACGGCGCGGGCTTCGTGCGCGGGGTGCAGCGCAAGGGGCTGGAGTTGCAAGGTGCGCGCGTGCTGGTGGTGGGCAGCGGCGGTGTGGGCTGTGCCATCGCCGCTTCGCTGGCAGGCGCCGGTATCGGCGCCATCGCGCTGTACGACGTCAACTCCTCGTCGGCCGATGCGCTCGCTCAGCGCCTGAAGGCCAACTACCCGCGGATCGAGGTGAGCACCGGCAGCAACGACCCGGCCGGCTTCGACCTGGTGGTCAACGCCACGCCCATGGGCATGAACGAGGGCGATGCGCTGCCCATGGATGTCTCGCGCCTGGAGGCCCGTACCTTCGTCGGCGAGGTGGTGATGAAGACCGAGATGACCGCCTTCCTGGCGGCCGCGCAGGCCCGGGGTTGCCGGGTCCAGGTGGGCTCGGACATGCTGTTCGAGCAGATCCCGGCCTACCTTGAGTTTTTCGGTCTGCCCACCACAAGCGCCGAGGTGTTGCGCTCGGTGGCGAGGCTGAGCTACTGAAGCCGGCGTGAGCGACCGCGCTGCAACGCAGCACCCCGCCCTGGGCATCGCACTGGTCGTTGGCGCCACGCTGTGCTTCGCCCTGCTCGACACCACATCGCAATACGTGGGCCCCGTCGTGCCGGTGGTCATGGCCGTGTGGCTGCGCTATGTCACCCAGACCGCGATGACCACGGCACTGCTGTGGCCGCAGCGCGGGCGCAGTCTGCTGCACACCCGGGCACCGGGCTGGCACCTGGGCCGCGGGGTGTTGATGGTGGGCTCCAGCGTGGTGGCCTTCATCAGCCTGCGCCATGTGCCGGTGGGCGAGTTCACCGCCATCATGATGCTGGTGCCGCTGGTGGTCACGCTGCTGGCTGCGCTGCTGCTGCGCGAACACGTGCCCGCGTTGAGCTGGGCGCTGGTGGCCGGCGGCCTGGCCGGCGCGCTGATCGTCATCCGCCCACAAGGAGCCGACTTCCGTGGCGCCATGCTGCTGCCCTTGCTGCTGGTGCTCGTCAATGCCGCCTACCAGATCCTGACCAGCCGCATGGTGCGCACCGAAGACCCCGGCACCATGCATTTCTACACCGGGCTGCTCGGCTTGGTCTGCTGCTCGCTGGTGCTGCCCTGGGCCTGGGCACCCATGGCCGACTGGCGGCTGTGGGCGCTCGCGGGCCTGCTGGGGGTGTTTGGTTCGGTTGGCCACTACATGCTGATCCAGGCCTACCACCACGCACCAGCCTCGCGCCTCACGCCCTACCTGTACGCCCAGATCGCGTTTGCCACGCTGGCGGGCTGGATGGTCTTTGGCCACGCGCCCGACGCCTGCTCGATCGCGGGCATCGCGCTCATCGCGCTGTGCGGCGGACTGGGCGTGCGGGCAAAGCGGGGCTGAGCCCCGTCGCGCCCAGGCCGATCTCAGCCCCGCGAGGTTTTCAGGCGCATCCGGTTGGGCAAGGGCATCGAGCGGTGCATCACATCCTCGGCCAGCCAGAGCGCCGAGCGGCGCGCGCGTTCGGCCACCACCGGCAGCGGCATCTGCTGGTAGTCGTCGTTGAAGACCTCGAAGCTGTAGTCGCCCTCGTAGCCCAGCGCATCGAGCTTGAGCACGAGTTCGACCAGTTGCTCGCTGTGCACGCCTTCACCGGGAAACACGCGAAAGGTGCGCGCGGTGGTCATGCGTTCCTCGAAGGTGCGGGTTTCCTGCCACATGAAGTCGGCCAGCTGCACCAGGAAGATCTTGGACGGATCCAGGTAGTCGATCTCCTCCAGCGAGGTCTTGGCGGCGAAGATGTGGAACGAGTCGATGCCCAGCCCGAGGTTGGGGCAGTCGGCGCGGCAGACCACGTCCCAGGCGGTGGTGAACTCGTTGATCGTGCGACCCCACGAAAGGCCTTCATAAGCGATGCGGATGCCAAACGGAATCGCCAGCATGGCGAGCTTGCGCAGGTCGCGAGCGATGTGGTCGAGGTCCTGCGAGGCGTGCGCCGAGGTCGACGAGCAGGCCAGCAGCACCTTGCAGTCCAGCGCGGCACACATCTCGAGCATGCTCTTGGCGATGTCGACCTTGTAGTGGTGCAGGTGGCCCGAGAGGCCCTCGAAGTCGCGCAGCACCTGAAAGCCTGTGCCGCGCAGGCCGCTGTCCTTGACGGCCTGCACCGCCGCACCCAGGCCACCGGGATGCCCCACCAGGTCGTTGGCCTTGAGCATCACCTGCGAGAAGCCGGCATTCTTCATGGCAGCGAGCTTGGCCTCCAGCGGGCCAGCCAGGGTGATGGTGTCCATGCCGAAGCCGCTGATGGCTTCGATCGCAGCGCGGTTCGGGCTCATGGCCTCATTCCTTTTCACTGTGAACCAGCTCGAACACCACCGAGCCGAGGTAGGTCTTGCTGATGGCGCCACGCCGTTCGGTGTGCGCCGCCTCGGTTTCGACGAACTCCACGCCCAGAGCGCGCAGCGCCTTCACCGCGACCAGCACATCCGGCACGCCCAGGCCGATGCGCTGCAGGCGCTCGTCAACGTCAACCACATTCACCTCGGGCTCGATCAACTGCAGCATGAAGCGCTGATTCGGGTCGAGCGCCGGCGTGCGCAGCAACGTGCCCTTGGGCATGATGCCGAAGCGCTGCTCATCGGGGATGAGCTCGGTGCCGAAGAGATCGTTGTAGAACGCAATCCAGTCGTTGCTGCGTCCCGGGCCAATGTATTGCACGATGCCGAAGAAGTGGATGCCCGCAGTGGCGGGCGGGCGCTGATCCACCGAAGGGATGGGCACGAAGTCCACGTCGTAGATCGAGAACTCTTTGTACCGGTCGACGAAGTAGATGCGGCTGCCGCCAGCGCCATGAATGGCCGGAATGTTCAGCTCCATCACCTCGGGATGCGTGGGCACCGACCAGGCACCGCGCTCCAGCACGTATTGGTAGGCGGCACGCGCATCGCGCACGCGCAGCGCCATGGCCGCAATCGCCGGCACATCGCTGCCGTGGCTGGCGCCCATCGCATCCACAGGGTGGGCATTGACAACAATGTTGAGCCCTCCCTGGCGGTACAGCAGCACCTCGCGCGAGCGGTGCCGCGCCACTGGGCGAAAGCCCATCGTCTCCAGCACCTGGCCCAGCGACTGCGGCTTGTTGGTGGTGTACTCAATGAACTCGATGCCGTCCAGGCCCAGCGGGTTGGCGATATCGCTGAAAGAGGCTTGCAAGGGCTCGCGGCCTTCGGGGGGGGTGAGCAGGAAATCACTCATCTCGACAACTCCGGAAACAGTAAACAAGGCGTCAAGACAGGGATGGTGTGGACCAATCCCGACCTTCTTCGCAACCGATGGACTGCCGCGCTCGCTGCCTGCAGAGGCGACACTGCCAACGCTGCAATGTTCGCATGCATTTGATCGATTTCTGAAGGCTGCACGAGCCTTGCGTGATTCTTGTGCGGACTCAGATTGGCATCTGGCGGTGCGCCAGCCTGCGCGCCTGCAGGGCGCAGCCGGTCGCCGCCAACGCCACCAGCGCAGACAACCAGAACACGCTGGCCAGCCCGAAGACCGAACTGAGCAAGCCGCCAGCCACACCGCTCACCACACCGGGCAACCCATAGCCCACCACGGTGTAGAGCGCCTGACCGCGCCCGCGCAAGCGACCCGGGAAATGGTGCGAGAGCATGGCGATACACACCGTGTGGTGCGCGGCGAAGGTGATGGCGTGCAGGGCCTGGGCCACCAGCAGCAGCGGCCACACCAGAGGGAAGCCGGCCGTGAGCCCCATGCGCAGGGCCATGAGTGCGGCGGCCAGCACCAGCCAGGCCGAGAGCGAGAGCCGCGGCAACCAGCGGCCCTGGGTGAAGAACCAGCCGATCTCGATCACCACCGACAGCGCCCACAGCAGGCCGATCACCGTCTTGCTGTAGCCCAGTGAGTCCAGGTAGAGCGAGAAGAAGACGTAGATGAAGATGTGCGCCAGCACATGGAAGAACACCGCAGCGAAGAACCAGCGCACCTGCGGCTGGCGCAACACCGGCCACACGCTGGGCTGCGTCTCGTCGGTGTGCGCGGGTTCGCGAAAGTCGGGCAGCAGCCACACGCTGAGCGTCACGGCCGCCAGCGTGGCCAGCGTCCAGGCGGGAAAGTGCACCAGGCCGAACCGCTCGAACCAGAGCCCCGCGGCCACCACCGTCACCAGAAACCCCAGCGAGCCCCACAGGCGGATGCGGCCAT includes:
- a CDS encoding MFS transporter — its product is MSQKKQLLPFAMLSASYFAHIGFFNPYLPLWLKELGFSLLAISVLTSVQSASRLFAPYLWGSLSDRTGERVRLLRYGATVALLLSTGLWFDLGGVGLFVVLLLMFTHTSGMMPMSEAALAHLVSHGGAFDARRYGRIRLWGSLGFLVTVVAAGLWFERFGLVHFPAWTLATLAAVTLSVWLLPDFREPAHTDETQPSVWPVLRQPQVRWFFAAVFFHVLAHIFIYVFFSLYLDSLGYSKTVIGLLWALSVVIEIGWFFTQGRWLPRLSLSAWLVLAAALMALRMGLTAGFPLVWPLLLVAQALHAITFAAHHTVCIAMLSHHFPGRLRGRGQALYTVVGYGLPGVVSGVAGGLLSSVFGLASVFWLSALVALAATGCALQARRLAHRQMPI
- a CDS encoding 4-hydroxyphenylpyruvate dioxygenase, with the translated sequence MSDFLLTPPEGREPLQASFSDIANPLGLDGIEFIEYTTNKPQSLGQVLETMGFRPVARHRSREVLLYRQGGLNIVVNAHPVDAMGASHGSDVPAIAAMALRVRDARAAYQYVLERGAWSVPTHPEVMELNIPAIHGAGGSRIYFVDRYKEFSIYDVDFVPIPSVDQRPPATAGIHFFGIVQYIGPGRSNDWIAFYNDLFGTELIPDEQRFGIMPKGTLLRTPALDPNQRFMLQLIEPEVNVVDVDERLQRIGLGVPDVLVAVKALRALGVEFVETEAAHTERRGAISKTYLGSVVFELVHSEKE
- a CDS encoding sugar phosphate isomerase/epimerase family protein, which gives rise to MSPNRAAIEAISGFGMDTITLAGPLEAKLAAMKNAGFSQVMLKANDLVGHPGGLGAAVQAVKDSGLRGTGFQVLRDFEGLSGHLHHYKVDIAKSMLEMCAALDCKVLLACSSTSAHASQDLDHIARDLRKLAMLAIPFGIRIAYEGLSWGRTINEFTTAWDVVCRADCPNLGLGIDSFHIFAAKTSLEEIDYLDPSKIFLVQLADFMWQETRTFEERMTTARTFRVFPGEGVHSEQLVELVLKLDALGYEGDYSFEVFNDDYQQMPLPVVAERARRSALWLAEDVMHRSMPLPNRMRLKTSRG
- a CDS encoding shikimate dehydrogenase family protein, whose translation is MINGTTELIAHIGYPTHTFKSPMIYNPYFEHVGVNVVVVPMGCQSPDYPAFLKSVFALTNIRGALITMPHKVVTVGLLDEVTPTVKVAGACNAVKRSADGRLVGDMFDGAGFVRGVQRKGLELQGARVLVVGSGGVGCAIAASLAGAGIGAIALYDVNSSSADALAQRLKANYPRIEVSTGSNDPAGFDLVVNATPMGMNEGDALPMDVSRLEARTFVGEVVMKTEMTAFLAAAQARGCRVQVGSDMLFEQIPAYLEFFGLPTTSAEVLRSVARLSY
- a CDS encoding TRAP transporter substrate-binding protein, translated to MKRLMLKTLVAALAVAAFGAVHAQDKTIKFATQNPKGHPIVMGMEKFAEIVAAKSGGKIKVNLFPGGTLGSDQANVSAIQGGTLEMSSMNSGIFAAQVKEFAIYDFPFMFANSKEADAVVDGPFGKKLHDKLQEKGLIGLAYFELGFRNITNSKRPITRLEDLDGLKLRVIPNPINVDWVKALGANPTPLPFPEVYAALEQKAIDGQENPITVINANKFYEVQKHVVLSNHQYNPQSVIISKKFWDTLDAAQKKIIADAATEAAKYQREQARGQVAAALDNMKKGGMQVTELSAAETDKLRDRLRPVIAKYSVAVGQETMQSLQAELAKVRSK
- a CDS encoding DMT family transporter produces the protein MSDRAATQHPALGIALVVGATLCFALLDTTSQYVGPVVPVVMAVWLRYVTQTAMTTALLWPQRGRSLLHTRAPGWHLGRGVLMVGSSVVAFISLRHVPVGEFTAIMMLVPLVVTLLAALLLREHVPALSWALVAGGLAGALIVIRPQGADFRGAMLLPLLLVLVNAAYQILTSRMVRTEDPGTMHFYTGLLGLVCCSLVLPWAWAPMADWRLWALAGLLGVFGSVGHYMLIQAYHHAPASRLTPYLYAQIAFATLAGWMVFGHAPDACSIAGIALIALCGGLGVRAKRG
- the aroQ gene encoding type II 3-dehydroquinate dehydratase yields the protein MNVLMLHGINLNMFGKRDPKQYGTITLDQINAQVDALGKELGVEVQNFQTNFEGALCERIHQAYLDKVDAVLINAGAWTHYSYGIRDALAILTCPIVEVHMSNIHAREAFRHHSVLAEIAQGQIAGFGVDSYLLGLRTAVNLVRAKQA